The proteins below are encoded in one region of Limnochorda pilosa:
- a CDS encoding ComEA family DNA-binding protein: MILSFRTWWRALLVLGALALLPLAWRGLERQPPILIQQLPAESAVPPPAVRLAERTPSPPGPASASVVEAAGAPVGGRQDGEPTASEDAQSTDSGPEPSAHADPRTPEADCPRPEDSQQQAGPQDLRAVPAPPGGASSQVRPGGPSSPRVNVNTADAATLETLPGIGPALAARIIAHRERWGPFTAPEQLTEVSGIGEKRLEQLLPWITVE, from the coding sequence GTGATTCTGTCTTTCCGCACATGGTGGCGGGCGCTGCTGGTCTTGGGCGCCCTGGCCCTGCTGCCGCTGGCCTGGCGCGGCCTCGAGCGCCAGCCGCCCATCCTCATCCAGCAGCTCCCGGCGGAATCGGCCGTGCCGCCACCGGCGGTCCGTCTGGCGGAACGGACCCCATCGCCGCCGGGCCCTGCGTCCGCTTCGGTGGTGGAGGCGGCCGGCGCACCGGTGGGTGGCCGGCAGGACGGCGAGCCGACGGCCTCCGAAGACGCCCAGAGCACGGACAGCGGGCCCGAGCCTTCGGCGCACGCGGACCCGCGCACCCCGGAGGCCGACTGCCCGCGTCCCGAGGATTCGCAGCAACAGGCTGGTCCCCAAGACCTCCGAGCCGTCCCTGCACCGCCCGGCGGCGCCTCCTCCCAGGTGCGGCCCGGAGGACCGTCCAGCCCGCGCGTGAACGTGAACACCGCCGATGCCGCCACCCTGGAGACCTTGCCCGGCATCGGCCCCGCGCTCGCGGCCCGGATCATCGCCCACCGGGAGCGCTGGGGGCCGTTCACCGCACCCGAGCAGCTCACCGAGGTGTCGGGGATCGGCGAGAAGCGACTGGAGCAGCTCCTACCATGGATCACGGTGGAGTAG
- a CDS encoding SDH family Clp fold serine proteinase, translated as MDVFSLFWLVLILFSLWPVMQQQRIQRARLAWLRRVQRRTGGRVITLIHRQEGTGLLALLGRRFITIEDSEKVLRAIRATPPEVPIDLILHTPGGLVLAAEQIAHALRRHPARVRVMVPHYAMSGGTLIALAADEIWMDENAVLGPVDPQLGNYPAASLLRAVARKGPEKVDDQTLILADLAGKAVHQVAETVAELVAHQLPPERVRPVARALSEGRWTHDFPITCDMLREMGFRVHCELPDEVYQLMELYPQPDARRPSVQYVPQPEPLPQGARD; from the coding sequence ATGGACGTCTTCAGCCTCTTTTGGTTGGTCCTCATCCTCTTCTCCCTCTGGCCGGTGATGCAGCAGCAGCGGATCCAGCGGGCTCGGCTCGCCTGGCTCCGCCGGGTGCAGCGCCGGACGGGCGGGCGGGTGATCACCCTCATCCACCGGCAGGAGGGCACGGGGCTTCTGGCCCTGCTGGGACGGCGCTTCATCACCATCGAGGACTCGGAGAAGGTGCTGCGGGCCATCCGGGCCACGCCGCCCGAGGTGCCCATCGACCTGATCCTCCACACGCCGGGGGGGCTGGTGCTGGCGGCGGAGCAGATCGCCCACGCCCTGCGCCGGCATCCGGCCCGGGTGCGGGTGATGGTGCCCCACTACGCCATGTCGGGCGGCACGCTCATCGCCCTGGCCGCGGACGAGATCTGGATGGACGAGAACGCCGTGCTGGGGCCGGTGGACCCGCAACTGGGCAACTATCCGGCCGCCTCGCTCCTCCGGGCGGTGGCCCGGAAGGGACCCGAGAAGGTCGACGACCAGACCCTGATCCTGGCGGACCTGGCCGGCAAGGCGGTGCACCAGGTGGCGGAGACGGTGGCGGAGCTCGTGGCCCACCAGCTCCCGCCCGAGCGGGTGCGTCCCGTTGCCCGGGCCCTCTCCGAAGGACGCTGGACCCACGACTTCCCCATCACCTGCGACATGCTGCGGGAGATGGGCTTTCGGGTCCACTGCGAGCTTCCCGACGAGGTCTACCAGCTCATGGAGCTCTACCCCCAGCCCGACGCCCGCCGGCCGTCGGTGCAGTACGTGCCGCAGCCGGAGCCCCTGCCCCAGGGGGCGCGGGACTGA
- the leuS gene encoding leucine--tRNA ligase — protein MIEPRWQEAWARSELYRVVEDPGRPKYYNLEMFPYPSGDLHMGHVRNYSLGDVMTRYYRMKGYNVLHPMGWDAFGLPAENAAIQRNVPAAQWTWSNIDRMRAQLKRLGFSYDWEREVATCAPDYYRWTQWFFLLLHRRGLAYRGKARVNWCPGCRTVLANEQVEGGRCWRCHSEVEKQEREQWFFRITAYADRLLDDLSRLDGWPERVKAMQANWIGRSEGAEVDFQVEGLDETISVFTTRPDTLWGVTYMVLAPDHRLVEPLIQGRPEAEAVRRFAERVRATPEREREHVEKEGVPTGAFCINPVNGERVPIWVGNYVVSEYGTGAVMAVPAHDPRDLEFARAYGLPVRVVIRPPQGELDEATLSEAYVDPGVMVRSGPFDGTPSQEGKAQVIAYLEERGVGRKTVNYRLRDWLISRQRYWGAPIPMVHCPHCGTVPVPEEQLPVLLPASLTDRAGGTSLADDPDFVRTTCPSCGGPARRETDTMDTFMCSSWYYLRFTSPKEADAPFSRAAVDYWMPVDRYTGGIEHAIMHLLYSRFFTKVLCDAGLVSFQEPFTRLFTQGMVTLGGSAMSKSRGNVVDPDEIVGKYGADTARLFILFAAPPENDLEWSEAGVEGASRFLQRVWRLAAEWAPVVERASRLDASVLDRNERDVHRTIHETLRKVTGDIEERFSLNTSISALMSLVNRLYQYKEETPAVRPELAREGLETLVLMLAPFAPHLAEELWHEALGREGSVHQASWPELDPSALEREEVEVVVQVNGKLRDRLVVPVDVDEATLREQATALPRVQPFIDGRQVQRVIVVPGRLVNVVVK, from the coding sequence ATGATCGAACCCAGGTGGCAGGAGGCGTGGGCCAGGAGCGAGCTCTACCGGGTGGTGGAGGATCCCGGCAGGCCCAAGTACTACAACCTCGAGATGTTCCCCTACCCCTCGGGCGACCTCCACATGGGGCACGTGCGCAACTACAGCCTGGGCGACGTGATGACCCGCTACTACCGCATGAAGGGCTACAACGTGCTGCACCCCATGGGGTGGGACGCCTTCGGCCTGCCCGCCGAGAACGCGGCCATCCAGCGGAACGTTCCCGCCGCCCAGTGGACCTGGTCCAACATCGACCGCATGCGGGCCCAGCTCAAGCGCCTGGGCTTCAGCTACGACTGGGAGCGGGAGGTGGCCACCTGCGCCCCCGACTACTACCGGTGGACCCAGTGGTTCTTCCTCCTGCTCCACCGGCGGGGGCTGGCCTACCGGGGCAAGGCCAGGGTCAACTGGTGCCCGGGCTGCCGCACGGTGCTGGCCAACGAGCAGGTGGAGGGTGGGCGCTGCTGGCGGTGCCACTCGGAGGTGGAGAAGCAGGAGCGGGAGCAGTGGTTCTTCCGCATCACCGCCTATGCGGACCGGCTGCTGGACGACCTGAGCCGGCTGGACGGCTGGCCCGAGCGGGTCAAGGCCATGCAGGCCAACTGGATCGGCCGCTCCGAGGGCGCCGAGGTGGACTTCCAGGTGGAAGGCCTGGACGAAACCATCAGCGTCTTCACCACCCGCCCCGACACCCTCTGGGGCGTGACCTACATGGTGCTGGCGCCGGACCACCGGCTGGTGGAGCCGCTCATCCAGGGCCGCCCTGAGGCCGAGGCCGTCCGCCGGTTCGCAGAGCGGGTGAGGGCGACCCCAGAGCGTGAGCGGGAGCATGTGGAGAAGGAAGGCGTCCCCACCGGCGCCTTCTGCATCAACCCGGTGAACGGCGAGCGGGTCCCCATCTGGGTGGGCAACTACGTGGTGAGCGAGTACGGGACGGGCGCGGTCATGGCGGTGCCCGCCCACGACCCGCGCGACCTGGAGTTCGCCCGGGCGTATGGGCTTCCTGTGCGGGTGGTGATCCGCCCGCCCCAGGGTGAGCTGGACGAGGCCACCCTGTCCGAGGCGTACGTGGACCCGGGCGTCATGGTCCGTTCCGGCCCCTTCGACGGCACCCCCAGCCAGGAAGGGAAGGCGCAGGTCATCGCCTACCTGGAGGAGCGGGGCGTGGGACGGAAGACCGTCAACTACCGGCTGCGCGACTGGCTCATCTCCCGCCAGCGCTACTGGGGCGCGCCCATCCCCATGGTCCATTGTCCCCACTGCGGGACCGTGCCGGTGCCCGAGGAGCAGCTGCCGGTGCTGCTGCCGGCCAGCCTCACCGACCGGGCGGGCGGCACCTCGCTGGCCGACGACCCGGACTTCGTCCGCACCACGTGCCCCAGCTGCGGCGGGCCCGCCCGGCGCGAGACCGACACCATGGACACCTTCATGTGCTCCTCCTGGTACTACCTGCGCTTCACCTCGCCCAAGGAGGCTGACGCACCCTTCAGCCGGGCCGCGGTGGACTACTGGATGCCCGTGGACCGCTACACGGGCGGCATCGAGCACGCGATCATGCACCTGCTCTACTCCCGCTTCTTCACCAAGGTGCTCTGCGACGCCGGCCTGGTCTCCTTCCAGGAGCCCTTCACCCGGCTCTTCACCCAGGGCATGGTGACGTTGGGCGGCTCGGCCATGTCCAAGTCCCGGGGGAACGTGGTGGACCCCGACGAGATCGTGGGCAAGTACGGGGCCGACACCGCCCGGCTCTTCATCCTCTTCGCGGCGCCGCCCGAGAACGACCTGGAGTGGAGCGAGGCGGGTGTGGAGGGCGCGAGCCGCTTCCTGCAGCGGGTGTGGCGGCTGGCCGCGGAGTGGGCGCCGGTAGTGGAGAGGGCCAGCCGGCTGGATGCCTCGGTCCTGGACCGGAACGAGCGGGACGTCCACCGGACGATCCACGAGACGCTCCGGAAGGTGACGGGCGACATCGAGGAGCGCTTCAGCCTGAACACCTCCATCAGCGCCCTCATGAGCCTGGTGAACCGGCTCTACCAGTACAAGGAGGAGACCCCGGCCGTCCGCCCCGAGCTGGCCCGGGAAGGCCTGGAGACGCTGGTGCTGATGCTGGCGCCCTTCGCGCCGCACCTGGCCGAGGAGCTCTGGCACGAGGCGCTGGGCCGCGAGGGTAGCGTCCACCAGGCCTCCTGGCCCGAGCTGGACCCGAGCGCCCTGGAGCGGGAGGAGGTGGAGGTGGTCGTGCAGGTGAACGGGAAGCTGCGTGACCGCCTGGTGGTCCCCGTGGACGTGGACGAGGCCACGCTGCGCGAGCAGGCCACCGCCCTGCCCCGGGTCCAGCCCTTCATCGACGGCCGTCAGGTGCAGCGGGTCATCGTGGTGCCGGGACGGCTGGTGAACGTGGTGGTGAAGTAG
- the trkA gene encoding Trk system potassium transporter TrkA, with amino-acid sequence MQAIVVGAGKLGFEVARRLSDAGHDVVVVDRDAEALAQAADRLDVMTLVGHGSSPSVLRKAGVASAQLLIAATDSDELNIVTCMTAKTLGEPFCVARIRNPEYSSPAGAAQPGRLDLARLGIDRVVRPEDLAAKEIIRMLRTPSAAEVEYFAGDRAAVVSFAVDEHAPAAGRSVTELGLTHTVVAAVIREAGTVEIPSGSTVIHPGDRIYFMGRAGNFQEARRIVGREEHPMRSLVIVGGSPLGYEVAQFLGKMRRTGLSIRIIERDRERCRELAEQLPPAVMVLAGDAARPDLLEDEHVAQSDACILTTGDDHRNLLVGMMLKGMGVRYCISELSREEYLPLAHRAGIDACVVPRLVTASFILQLTQRRNVRNLALVEEGKAEILELEAESGCPAEGRPIGDLRLPPSAVVGIVVREGEVLIPRGATRIQAGDQVLLFLRPEGVDAVQHLFRQG; translated from the coding sequence TTGCAGGCCATCGTCGTCGGGGCGGGGAAGCTCGGGTTCGAGGTGGCTCGAAGGCTGTCGGACGCGGGGCACGACGTGGTGGTCGTCGACCGGGACGCGGAGGCGCTCGCGCAAGCGGCCGACCGCTTGGACGTCATGACCCTGGTGGGTCACGGCTCCTCCCCCTCGGTGCTCCGGAAGGCCGGGGTTGCATCGGCTCAGCTTCTCATCGCCGCCACCGACAGCGACGAGCTCAACATCGTCACGTGCATGACCGCCAAGACCCTTGGAGAGCCGTTCTGCGTCGCCCGCATCCGGAACCCCGAGTACTCCTCCCCCGCCGGGGCGGCGCAGCCCGGCCGGCTCGACCTCGCCCGTCTGGGCATCGACCGGGTCGTGCGCCCCGAGGACCTGGCAGCCAAAGAGATCATCCGCATGCTGCGCACCCCCTCCGCTGCGGAGGTGGAGTACTTCGCGGGGGACCGCGCGGCCGTGGTCAGCTTCGCCGTGGACGAACACGCACCCGCGGCGGGCCGGAGCGTCACCGAGCTCGGGCTCACCCACACGGTGGTGGCGGCGGTCATCCGGGAGGCGGGCACGGTGGAGATCCCGAGCGGGTCCACCGTCATCCACCCCGGCGATCGCATCTACTTCATGGGGCGCGCAGGCAACTTCCAGGAAGCGCGTCGGATCGTGGGGCGGGAAGAGCACCCCATGCGCAGCCTGGTGATCGTGGGGGGGAGCCCCCTGGGATACGAGGTGGCGCAATTCCTGGGGAAGATGCGCCGCACGGGTCTCAGCATCCGGATCATCGAACGGGACAGGGAACGGTGCCGGGAGCTGGCCGAGCAGCTGCCCCCGGCGGTCATGGTGCTGGCAGGCGACGCGGCCCGTCCCGACCTCCTCGAGGACGAACACGTGGCCCAATCGGACGCGTGCATCCTCACCACCGGCGACGACCACCGCAACCTCCTGGTCGGGATGATGCTGAAGGGGATGGGGGTTCGCTACTGCATCAGCGAGCTCTCCCGGGAGGAGTACCTGCCCCTGGCTCACCGGGCCGGCATCGACGCGTGCGTGGTTCCCCGCCTGGTGACCGCCAGCTTCATCCTCCAGCTCACCCAGAGGAGGAACGTGCGGAACCTGGCCCTGGTGGAAGAGGGGAAGGCGGAAATCCTGGAGCTCGAGGCGGAGAGCGGATGCCCGGCCGAGGGGAGGCCCATCGGGGACCTGCGCCTGCCGCCTTCGGCCGTGGTGGGCATCGTGGTGCGCGAGGGCGAGGTGCTGATCCCCCGGGGTGCCACCCGCATCCAGGCAGGGGACCAGGTGCTCCTCTTCCTCCGGCCGGAGGGCGTGGACGCGGTGCAGCACCTCTTCCGGCAGGGCTGA
- a CDS encoding TrkH family potassium uptake protein, with amino-acid sequence MNYRLVLHMLGTLVLTEGAAMAAPIAWALYYASPDLKAFLTAAPLAAGVGLAMRRAARNPQRTSDEALHHKEALAVVGLGWVVASAVAALPMLWAGSFATFTDAFFESASGFTTTGASVLTDIESQPPGVLFWRSLLHWFGGMGIIVLTIAILPRLELGGMQLFRAEAPGPVPERIHPRLRETSRLLWRIYIGLSALETLLLWGRGLSLYDALLQTFGTMATGGFSNYNASIAAFHDPVVEAIILVFMVLAGTNFALHHRALLNREGLRAYRDEEFLSYLAVLAGLSVVLAAILVRSGTPAVAALRLASFQATSIVTTTGFVTADFDQWPEAGRLLLFLAMFIGGSAGSTGGSIKVIRWVILVRYASREIVQLLHPRAVLPVRVGGRLLSEEALRGVIGFVILYLFLFIAASVVLSAAGLDMVSSLGAVAATLGNVGPGLAAVGPTANYAALAPGAKWLLSFLMIAGRLEIYSIMVLLLPGFWRRA; translated from the coding sequence TTGAACTACCGGCTCGTTCTCCACATGCTGGGCACCCTCGTCCTCACCGAGGGTGCGGCCATGGCGGCTCCGATCGCCTGGGCCCTCTATTACGCCAGCCCCGATCTGAAGGCCTTCCTGACCGCGGCCCCCCTGGCGGCAGGGGTGGGCCTGGCCATGCGACGTGCCGCCCGGAACCCCCAACGGACCAGCGACGAGGCCCTCCACCACAAAGAGGCCCTCGCGGTGGTGGGCCTCGGATGGGTCGTCGCCTCGGCGGTCGCTGCGCTTCCCATGCTGTGGGCGGGAAGCTTCGCCACCTTCACCGATGCCTTCTTCGAGTCCGCCTCGGGCTTCACCACCACCGGCGCCTCGGTTCTGACCGACATCGAGTCCCAGCCGCCCGGTGTGCTCTTCTGGCGGAGCCTCCTTCACTGGTTCGGCGGCATGGGCATCATCGTCTTGACCATCGCCATCCTGCCCCGGCTGGAGCTGGGCGGGATGCAGCTCTTCCGGGCGGAGGCGCCCGGCCCCGTCCCGGAGCGGATCCACCCCCGCCTGCGGGAGACCTCGAGGCTCCTGTGGCGGATCTACATCGGACTCTCCGCTCTGGAGACCCTGCTCCTCTGGGGTCGGGGCCTCTCCCTCTACGACGCGCTCCTCCAGACCTTCGGAACCATGGCCACCGGGGGCTTCTCCAACTACAACGCCAGCATCGCCGCCTTCCACGACCCCGTGGTGGAGGCGATCATCCTCGTCTTCATGGTGCTGGCCGGGACCAACTTCGCCCTCCACCATCGGGCCCTGCTGAACCGGGAGGGCCTGCGGGCGTACCGCGACGAGGAGTTCCTCTCGTATCTGGCCGTCCTGGCAGGCCTGTCCGTGGTCCTTGCCGCCATCCTCGTCCGTTCGGGGACGCCCGCGGTCGCCGCGCTGCGCCTGGCCTCGTTTCAGGCCACGTCCATCGTCACCACCACCGGCTTCGTGACCGCCGACTTCGACCAGTGGCCCGAAGCAGGGCGCCTCCTCCTCTTCCTGGCCATGTTCATCGGAGGCAGCGCCGGATCGACCGGCGGCTCCATCAAGGTGATCCGGTGGGTGATCCTCGTCCGCTACGCGTCCCGGGAGATCGTCCAGCTTCTCCACCCCCGGGCCGTCCTGCCCGTCCGGGTCGGGGGCCGGCTGCTGAGCGAGGAGGCGCTCCGGGGCGTGATCGGCTTCGTGATCCTCTACCTCTTTCTCTTCATAGCGGCTTCGGTGGTGCTGAGCGCCGCGGGACTGGACATGGTGAGCTCGCTCGGCGCGGTCGCAGCCACGCTCGGCAACGTGGGTCCGGGGCTGGCGGCGGTCGGACCTACCGCCAACTACGCGGCCCTGGCGCCGGGCGCCAAGTGGCTCCTGAGTTTCCTCATGATCGCGGGGCGGCTTGAGATCTACAGCATCATGGTCCTCCTGCTGCCGGGCTTCTGGCGACGAGCGTAG
- a CDS encoding ABC transporter ATP-binding protein produces the protein MLALEGLHKTFRLGGGWERPALRGVDLVLQEGEFATLIGPNGAGKSTLLNAVAGTFRVDAGTVRLDGQDVTRWPEHRRARLIGRVFQDPLRGTAASLTVEENLAMARARGRRRSLRLAVRGRERRLFAEWLEALGLGLADRLKQPVGLLSGGQRQALALVMAAVTRPRLLLLDEHTAALDPAASRQVLDLTCRLVAEHGLTVLMVTHNMEQALRVGSRTLMMQDGRVVLDLRGDDRRRMGVEGLVERFARVRGQRLVEDRLLLG, from the coding sequence ATGCTGGCCCTCGAAGGCCTGCATAAGACCTTCCGGCTGGGCGGGGGATGGGAGCGGCCGGCCCTGCGCGGGGTGGACCTGGTCCTGCAGGAGGGGGAGTTCGCCACCCTCATCGGGCCCAACGGTGCGGGCAAGTCCACCCTCCTGAACGCCGTCGCCGGCACCTTCCGCGTGGATGCGGGAACCGTGCGCCTGGACGGGCAGGACGTCACCCGCTGGCCCGAGCACCGCCGGGCCCGGCTGATCGGGCGGGTCTTCCAGGACCCCCTGCGGGGTACGGCGGCCAGCCTCACGGTGGAGGAGAACCTGGCCATGGCCCGGGCCCGCGGGAGGCGCCGATCCTTGCGGCTGGCGGTTCGCGGCCGGGAGCGGCGTCTCTTCGCCGAGTGGCTGGAGGCACTGGGCCTGGGCCTCGCAGACCGGCTGAAGCAGCCGGTGGGGCTCCTCTCGGGCGGGCAACGCCAGGCGCTCGCCCTGGTGATGGCGGCCGTGACGCGCCCGCGCCTGCTCCTGCTGGACGAGCACACGGCCGCGCTGGACCCCGCCGCGAGCCGCCAGGTGCTGGACCTGACGTGCCGGCTGGTGGCGGAGCACGGGCTCACGGTCCTGATGGTGACCCACAACATGGAGCAGGCCCTGCGGGTGGGGAGCCGGACCCTGATGATGCAGGACGGGCGGGTGGTGTTGGACCTGCGGGGCGACGACCGGCGGCGCATGGGGGTGGAGGGGCTGGTGGAGCGCTTTGCTCGGGTGCGCGGCCAGCGGCTGGTGGAGGACCGGCTGCTGCTGGGGTAG
- a CDS encoding ABC transporter permease, protein MSGTFALGVLEQGLVYGIMVLGVYLTFRVLNFPDLTVDGSFTLGGSIAAAMIVAGRPPLLATLVAALGGLAAGAATGVLHTRLRVSGLLAGILTMTALYSINLRVMGRSNVPLLRRETLVTQVRGLLDSPLAALLLFLAAALLLKLLLDWFLQTEYGLAVQATGDNPGMIRSLGADTDRTTLVGLALSNGLVALSGALVAQHQGFADVGMGIGMIVAGLASVILGQAIVRARGVFFGTLAALVGSILYRAAAGAALRVGFAPSDLKLVTALLVVVALAVPRTLEWAGEARRRPGRRLWGGEGYAGPRRPA, encoded by the coding sequence GTGAGTGGGACCTTCGCCCTCGGGGTGCTGGAGCAGGGGCTCGTCTACGGGATCATGGTGCTGGGCGTCTACCTCACCTTCCGGGTGCTCAACTTCCCGGACTTGACGGTGGACGGCAGCTTCACCCTCGGCGGCTCCATCGCGGCGGCGATGATCGTCGCCGGGCGCCCGCCGCTCCTGGCAACCCTGGTGGCCGCGCTGGGCGGGCTTGCCGCCGGCGCGGCCACCGGGGTGCTGCACACGCGGCTTCGGGTGTCCGGGCTGCTGGCCGGGATCCTCACCATGACCGCCCTCTACTCCATCAACCTGAGGGTGATGGGGCGCTCGAACGTGCCCCTCCTGCGGCGCGAAACCCTGGTCACCCAGGTGAGGGGGCTGCTGGACTCGCCGCTTGCCGCGCTCCTCCTCTTCCTGGCGGCGGCGCTCCTCCTGAAGCTCCTGCTCGACTGGTTCCTCCAGACCGAGTACGGGCTCGCGGTGCAGGCCACGGGCGACAACCCCGGCATGATCCGGAGTCTGGGAGCCGACACGGACCGGACGACCCTGGTGGGGCTCGCCCTCTCCAACGGGCTGGTGGCCCTCTCGGGAGCGCTGGTGGCTCAGCACCAGGGCTTCGCCGACGTGGGCATGGGCATAGGGATGATCGTGGCGGGCCTCGCGTCGGTCATCCTCGGGCAGGCCATCGTCCGGGCCCGGGGCGTCTTCTTTGGGACGCTCGCGGCCCTGGTGGGCTCCATCCTCTACCGGGCGGCGGCAGGGGCGGCCCTGCGGGTGGGCTTCGCCCCCAGCGACCTGAAGCTGGTGACGGCGCTGCTGGTGGTGGTGGCCCTCGCGGTCCCCCGGACCCTGGAGTGGGCAGGAGAGGCCCGGCGCCGGCCTGGCCGGCGCCTGTGGGGAGGCGAGGGGTATGCTGGCCCTCGAAGGCCTGCATAA
- a CDS encoding ABC transporter substrate-binding protein, translating to MHRWIRAARALLPLVLAAVGFSPLGVHAAQEVRVGVIQIVEHPSLDQARQGFLDRMAELGYMVRADYQNAQGDMATAQIIARRLAGANPDLILAIATPTAQAAAQATSSIPILITAVTDAQAAGLVQSNERPGTNVTGTSDLNPVDQQLALIPRLDPSARRVGVLYNAGEANSLVQVEWARKAAGDLGLTLVEATVASSSEVLQAAQSLVGRVDALYVPTDNTVVSALESVIQVAEQSKLPMVVGEPDSVARGGLITVGIDYYELGRQTAEMADQVLKGADPAQMPIQYQANPRLVVNPAAAERMGVRLPEELLAQAEQVGS from the coding sequence GTGCATCGCTGGATCCGGGCGGCACGGGCCCTCCTGCCGCTCGTTCTGGCCGCGGTGGGCTTTTCTCCCCTCGGCGTCCACGCCGCGCAGGAGGTGCGGGTGGGCGTCATTCAAATCGTCGAGCACCCATCGCTGGACCAGGCGCGCCAGGGCTTCCTGGACCGCATGGCCGAGCTGGGGTACATGGTGCGGGCCGACTACCAGAACGCGCAGGGCGACATGGCCACGGCCCAGATCATCGCTCGGCGCCTCGCCGGCGCCAACCCCGACCTGATCCTGGCCATCGCCACGCCCACGGCCCAGGCGGCCGCCCAGGCCACGTCGTCCATTCCCATCCTCATCACGGCGGTGACCGACGCCCAGGCGGCGGGCCTGGTACAGAGCAACGAGCGGCCGGGGACCAACGTGACGGGGACCTCGGACCTGAACCCGGTGGACCAGCAGCTCGCGCTCATTCCGCGCCTCGACCCCTCGGCCAGGCGGGTGGGGGTGCTCTACAACGCGGGAGAGGCCAACTCGCTGGTGCAGGTGGAGTGGGCGCGGAAGGCGGCCGGGGATCTGGGGCTCACGCTGGTGGAGGCCACCGTCGCCTCTTCCAGCGAGGTGCTGCAGGCCGCCCAGAGCCTGGTGGGGAGGGTGGACGCCCTCTACGTGCCCACCGACAACACCGTGGTGAGCGCCCTGGAATCGGTGATCCAGGTGGCGGAGCAGTCCAAGCTCCCCATGGTGGTGGGCGAGCCTGACAGCGTCGCCCGGGGCGGGCTCATCACCGTGGGGATCGACTACTACGAGTTGGGGCGCCAGACGGCCGAAATGGCCGACCAGGTGCTGAAGGGAGCCGACCCCGCCCAGATGCCCATCCAGTACCAGGCCAACCCGCGCCTGGTGGTGAACCCCGCTGCGGCCGAGCGGATGGGGGTCCGGCTGCCCGAGGAGCTCCTGGCCCAGGCGGAGCAGGTCGGATCGTGA
- a CDS encoding Lrp/AsnC family transcriptional regulator, which yields MTDGEFDALDRAILLELQRDGRAPFTGIAARLQVAEGTVRKRVSRLVERGVLRLVGIIDPARVGRTIQAIVGIRIGDGHLEQVVDHLRSLPQVRYLGVSAGAYDLIVEVVVASNDELYHFLTDQLRRVPGVAASDTSMILKVFKDRFEWRPYEDEQPVWGEAGELKRP from the coding sequence ATGACCGACGGCGAGTTCGACGCCCTGGACCGGGCGATACTGCTGGAGCTCCAGCGGGACGGCCGAGCCCCCTTCACCGGCATCGCCGCCCGCCTGCAGGTGGCCGAGGGCACCGTGCGCAAGCGCGTCAGCCGGCTGGTGGAGCGAGGCGTCCTGCGGCTCGTGGGGATCATCGATCCGGCCAGGGTAGGGCGGACGATCCAGGCGATCGTGGGAATCCGCATCGGTGACGGTCACCTGGAACAGGTGGTCGACCATCTCCGCTCCCTCCCGCAGGTGCGCTACCTGGGCGTGAGCGCCGGCGCCTACGACCTCATCGTGGAGGTGGTGGTCGCCTCCAACGACGAGCTGTACCACTTCCTCACCGACCAGCTCCGGCGCGTCCCCGGCGTGGCCGCGAGCGACACCTCCATGATCCTCAAGGTGTTCAAGGACCGGTTCGAGTGGCGGCCCTACGAGGACGAGCAACCCGTCTGGGGGGAAGCGGGGGAGCTGAAGAGACCTTGA
- a CDS encoding peptidoglycan-binding domain-containing protein, protein MSRVLLALLVVVGLVLLASPAEVEAQGTLGLRTLKPGMWGEDVFELQRLLIRVGFNQPVTGNYGETTTASVRRLQRYGGLAADGVAGPATVELLRQMAERPRYRVQPGDTLYDLSLRFGVSMTRLVDVNLLGHTTLRPGQELVIPDHWIYPVRRGDTLSGIANRFGVSVDSLLRTNRLDDDGPLSLGERLWIPLPDW, encoded by the coding sequence TTGTCGAGGGTCCTCCTTGCCTTGCTGGTGGTGGTGGGGCTCGTCCTGCTGGCGAGTCCGGCGGAGGTGGAGGCTCAGGGAACCCTGGGCCTGCGGACCCTGAAGCCGGGGATGTGGGGCGAGGATGTCTTCGAGCTGCAGCGCCTGCTCATCCGGGTGGGCTTCAACCAGCCGGTGACGGGCAACTACGGGGAGACGACCACGGCCTCGGTCCGGCGGCTGCAACGGTACGGGGGGCTTGCAGCCGACGGGGTCGCGGGCCCGGCGACGGTGGAGCTCCTCCGCCAGATGGCGGAGCGCCCGCGCTACCGGGTGCAGCCCGGGGATACCTTGTACGACCTGTCGCTTCGGTTCGGGGTCTCCATGACCCGTCTGGTGGACGTGAACCTGCTGGGGCACACGACCCTGCGCCCCGGCCAGGAGCTGGTGATTCCCGATCACTGGATCTACCCGGTGCGACGGGGCGATACCCTTTCGGGCATCGCGAACCGCTTCGGCGTCAGCGTGGACAGCCTGCTGCGCACCAACCGGCTGGACGACGACGGCCCATTGAGCCTCGGGGAACGTCTGTGGATCCCGCTTCCGGACTGGTGA